One window of Medicago truncatula cultivar Jemalong A17 chromosome 2, MtrunA17r5.0-ANR, whole genome shotgun sequence genomic DNA carries:
- the LOC11446861 gene encoding acyl carrier protein 1, chloroplastic, with protein sequence MASITSTSMSLLSLSNQSMVSFARISGPSSVSLSIKGRNFPSIALQPKGRRFHVTCAAKQETVRKVCDIVKKQLALSEDSTITGESKFTALGADSLDTVEIVMGLEEEFGISVEEESAQTITTVQEAADMIDKLLETKA encoded by the exons atgGCTTCCATCACTTCAACCTCCATGTCCCTCCTTTCCCTCTCCAACCAATCTATG GTTTCTTTTGCTAGGATCTCTGGTCCAAGTTCTGTTTCCCTTTCAATTAAGGGAAGGAACTTTCCATCTATTGCTTTGCAGCCAAAAGGACGTCGGTTTCATGTTACATGCGCG GCTAAACAAGAGACTGTGCGGAAGGTGTGTGACATAGTCAAGAAACAATTGGCCCTGTCAGAAGATTCAACTATTACTGGAGAGTCTAAATTTACTGCACTCGGAGCTGATTCTCTTGACAcg GTTGAGATTGTGATGGGACTTGAGGAGGAATTTGGCATTAGTGTGGAAGAAGAAAGTGCCCAGACCATCACCACCGTTCAAGAAGCTGCTGACATGATTGACAAGCTTCTTGAGACCAAGGCTTAA